In Podospora pseudoanserina strain CBS 124.78 chromosome 5, whole genome shotgun sequence, a single window of DNA contains:
- a CDS encoding hypothetical protein (COG:E; EggNog:ENOG503PERG): MIPYSGHIEEKTSLRWRQQFRYTSNPYAASRSDISPNNTDAAMSDQPFPTAAFKQQYHGIEISFPAGQGDFRSVRNSCAAACRAFNSTPEDADVKVRGEKWLDIVKPNRPKKADGTSAEEGTMVTHDQAITNPTLKATIPFVKPPLWVDYGTRLKVASTTFINRNCVILDTPVADLIIGERCNIGTNCTIVCVGHPVSLEGRRTTKLSTGAPVTIGNDVWIGANVTILPGVSIGNGAVIGAGTVVNCNIPPMTLAVGSPVRLVKALALNEDKPAVLIKTLDESKELTNSLPMEHWDGTDAAFRAAQAAQLAQKSNRRGGSEHQRVEEQQRERLRKSEIVVIAAVTTVVLALLMLFSLFFFAGLYLGESRGCLRSSDL, translated from the exons ATGATCCCCTACTCTGGTCATATCGAGGAAAAGACCTCGCTCCGTTGGCGACAACAGTTTCGATACACCAGCAACCCTTACGCGGCTTCTCGGTCCGATATctcacccaacaacaccgacGCAGCCATGAGTGACCAACCCTTCCCGACTGCCGCCTTCAAGCAGCAGTATCACGGCATCGAGATCTCCTTCCCTGCAGGACAAGGCGACTTCCGCAGCGTGCGCAACTCGTGTGCAGCAGCATGCCGTGCATTCAACAGCACACCAGAGGATGCCGACGTAAAAGTCCGCGGCGAGAAGTGGCTCGA CATTGTCAAGCCCAACCGTCCTAAGAAGGCGGATGGTACTTCGGCAGAGGAGGGCACCATGGTCACCCACGACCAGGCCATCACCAATCCTACCCTCAAGGCCACCATCCCGTTTGTCAAGCCTCCTCTCTGGGTTGACTACGGTACTCGTCTAAAGGTGGCGAGCACCACCTTCATAAACCGCAACTGCGTGATCCTCGACACGCCCGTGGCTGACTTGATCATTGGGGAACGCTGCAACATTGGCACCAATTGCACCATTGTCTGCGTTGGTC acCCAGTCAGCCTGGAAGGGCGAAGGACGACCAAGCTGAGCACCGGTGCTCCCGTCACGATTGGCAACGATGTTTGGATCGGCGCCAACGTCACCATCCT ACCGGGTGTCTCGATTGGAAACGGCGCAGTCATTGGCGCCGGCACGGTAGTCAACTGCAACATCCCACCCATGACCCTCGCCGTCGGGTCACCTGTCCGGCTGGTCAAGGCGCTGGCCCTCAACGAAGACAAGCCAGCCGTTTTGATCAAGACACTCGACGAGTCAAAGGAGCTGACCAACTCATTACCCATGGAGCACTGGGACGGGACCGACGCTGCCTTTCGCGCCGCCCAGGCCGCGCAGCTCGCGCAAAAGAGCAACCGGCGGGGGGGCAGCGAGCACCAGCgcgtggaggagcagcagcgggagcGGCTCAGAAAGTCGGAGATTGTCGTCATTGCGGCTGTCACGACGGTGGTGCTCgcgctgctgatgctgtttAGCTTGTTCTTCTTTGCGGGGCTGTATCTGGGGGAGAGCAGGGGCTGTTTGAGGAGCTCCGATCTTTGA
- a CDS encoding hypothetical protein (antiSMASH:Cluster_14; EggNog:ENOG503P00U; COG:S), with the protein MDINWSFHPSPLLAAPLVCFPLPFFTSPPQQKTPHPVTIMNHLLSLSLLGVAALSNPLPQPGPNPNDPNDPFPPLPPDLTFDDIAEFPTFNGTGATMLRFGCHQLVIDRIDPLVNPRAVPSPHQHQIVGGDAFDAYMPLKDIAKRSSCTGCSYSDDFSNYWTSNLYFRARNGSYKRVKQIPNNLQFNDTFTTQTDGGLTAYYVSPGQGEQGVKAFKPGFRMFFGDAALRARPTTGFNLSRQTCFRCYTGPGFEGDNLPPCQDPAVDSWGLPQRKCFGIRSNILFPTCWDGVTLDTPDHKSHVAYPLEGPQPFSAFRTAEACPPSHPVKIPQVMLEIVWDTTPFNDPELWPADGSQPFVLSTGDRSGYSQHADYVFGWKGQELQKAMNAGCAAANCPGIKVQSLKKANKCKVKPLVKEKSEGWLSALPGGIQAQ; encoded by the exons ATGGACATAAATTGGTCTTttcatccatcccctctcTTAGCCGCCCCTCTTGTTTGCTTCCCACTTCCTTTCTTCACATCCCCTCCGCAGCAAAAGACGCCCCACCCGGTGACCATCATGAACCATCTCctatccctctccctcctggGAGTAGCagccctctccaaccccctcccccaacccggaccaaaccccaacgaccccaacgaccccttcccccccctaccccccGACCTCACCTTCGACGACATCGCCGAGTTCCCCACCTTCAACGGCACAGGCGCAACAATGCTCCGCTTCGGCTGCCACCAGCTCGTAATCGACCGCATCGACCCCCTCGTCAACCCCCGCgccgtcccctccccccaccagcaccaaatcGTCGGCGGCGACGCATTCGACGCGTACATGCCCCTCAAGGACATCGCCAAACGCTCCTCCTGCACCGGCTGCTCGTACAGCGACGACTTTAGCAACTACTGGACTTCCAACTTGTACTTCAGAGCACGGAATGGTAGTTACAAACGAGTCAAACAGATTCCGAATAACCTGCAGTTTAACGATACCTTTACCACGCAGACggatggggggttgacgGCGTATTATGTCAGTCCTGGGCAGGGGGAGCAGGGGGTGAAGGCTTTCAAGCCGGGGTTTAGGATGTTTTTTGGGGATGCGGCGTTGAgggcgaggccgacgacgggGTTCAATTTGAGCAGGCAGACTTGTTTCAGGTGTTATACTGGGCcggggtttgagggggatAATCTGCCTCCGTGTCAGGATCCGGCGGTGGATAGTTGGGGGTTGCCGCAGAGGAAGTGTTTTGGGATTAG GAGCAATATCCTGTTTCCAAC CTGCTGGGACGGCGTCACACTTGACACCCCCGACCACAAATCCCACGTCGCCTACCCCCTCGAGGGACCCCAACCATTCAGCGCCTTCCGCACCGCCGAAGCCtgtcctccttctcacccgGTCAAGATTCCTCAGGTCATGTTGGAGATCGTCTGggacaccacccccttcaacgACCCTGAGCTCTGGCCTGCCGACGGCTCTCAGCCGTTTGTCTTGTCGACTGGTGACCGCTCGGGCTACAGCCAGCATGCGGATTACGTCTTTGGGTGGAAGGGACAGGAGCTGCAAAAGGCGATGAATGCCGGCTGTGCGGCAGCGAATTGTCCCGGGATCAAGGTGCAGAGTTTGAAGAAGGCCAACAAGTGCAAGGTGAAGccgttggtgaaggagaagtcCGAGGGGT GGTTGAGTGCGTTGCCTGGTGGGATTCAGGCCCAGTGA
- a CDS encoding hypothetical protein (EggNog:ENOG503NWRX; COG:G), with protein MPQSEIPIPNPPALPSSLPDSILHDLSVTLPPKPLPPTDLASLKAFQRAANYLAASMIFLRSNTLLQNPLSHNDIKPRLLGHWGTCPGLVLVYSHLNLLLRNNHDLEMIFIIGPGHGAPAALAALWLEGSLERFYPGEYDLTESGFHNLVTRFSVPGGFPSHINAETPGAIHEGGELGYALGAAFGAVMDKPDLVVTVVVGDGEAETGPTATAWHAIKFLDPKESGAVIPILHVNGFKISERTIFGCMDDKEIVALFSGYGYQVLVVEDLERVDEELQGGLDWALGEIRKIQKAAREGRAVVKPRWPMIVLRTPKGWTGPKEVDGKIIEGSFHSHQVPLPKAGEEDGQLGELRKWLESYRIGELVKDGRPTEEVTRILPRESERRLGQNRLTYDAYEGLKRVDWREFTVEKGIDQSCMKVTGKFLDRVFRENPKSIRLFSPDELESNKLDAILDHTQRNFQWDEYSRGNGGRVIEVLSEHDCQAFMQGYTLTGRTAIFPSYESFLGIVHTMMVQYSKFVKIAREVPWRGDLASINYIETSTWARQEHNGFSHQNPSFIGAVLNLKAEAARVYLPPDANCFLSTVHHCLGSRNYTNLIIGSKQPTAVYLSAEEAAEHCRQGASIWQFASTPLGPNEEPDVVLVGIGVEVTFEVVKAAELLREICPALKVRVVNVTDLMILAPVSRHPHALSKERFLELFTRERPVLFNYHGMRVEGYREEGTTTTPFDMMLLNGVSRFDVARWAVVEGVREGDNREEVLGEIEKRVGEVRGFVEGEGKDPDDMYEVAKFE; from the exons atgcCCCAATCCGaaatccccatccccaacccccccgccctcccctcctccctcccagacAGCATCCTCCACGACCTATCtgtcaccctccctcccaaacccctcccccccaccgacctcgcctccctcaaaGCCTTCCAGCGAGCAGCAAACTACCTCGCCGCATCCATGATCTTCCTCCGCTCCAACACTCTGCTGcaaaaccccctctcccacaacgACATCAAGCCTCGTCTCCTCGGGCACTGGGGCACCTGCCCTGGCCTCGTCCTTGTGTATTcccacctcaaccttctTTTGCGAAACAACCACGACCTAGAAATGATTTTCATCATCGGTCCCGGTCACGGCGCTCCCGCTGCGCTGGCTGCTTTATGGCTTGAGGGGTCACTGGAGAGGTTTTACCCCGGGGAGTATGATCTCACAGAAAGCGGGTTTCATAACCTGGTGACGAGATTTTCTGTGCCGGGGGGGTTTCCGAGTCATATCAATGCCGAGACTCCGGGTGCTATTcatgaggggggggagttggggtaTGCGCTGGGGGCGGCGTTTGGTGCTGTCATGGACAAGCCTGACTTGGTCGTCACGGTagtggttggtgatggagaagcGGAGACGGGGCCGACGGCTACGGCGTGGCATGCGATCAAATTCTTGGACCCGAAGGAGTCGGGGGCGGTGATCCCGATACTGCATGTCAACGGGTTCAAGATTAGCGAGAGGACTATTTTTGGGTGTATGGATGACAAGGAGATTGTGGCTTTGTTTAGTGGGTATGGGTATcaggttttggtggtggaggatttggaacgggtggatgaggagttgcagggggggttggacTGGGCTTTGGGGGAGATCAGGAAGATAcagaaggcggcgagggaggggagggcagTGGTTAAGCCGAGGTGGCCGATGATTGTGCTGAGGACGCCGAAGGGGTGGACGGGGccgaaggaggtggatgggaagattATTGAGGGGAGTTTTCACTCGCATCAGGTGCCGCTTCCcaaggcgggggaggaggatggacagctgggggagttgaggaagtGGCTTGAGAGTTATCGGATTGGGGAGCTGGTTAAGGACGGAAGGCcgacggaggaggtgacgAGGATTTTACCGCGGGAGAgtgagaggaggttggggcAGAATAGGCTGACGTATGATGCCTatgaggggttgaagagggttGATTGGAGGGAGTTTacggtggagaaggggattGATCAGAGCTGCATGAAGGTTACGGGCAAGTTTTTGGACAGGGTGTTTCGGGAGAATCCGAAGAGCATAAGGTTGTTTTCGCCGGATGAGCTGGAGAGCAACAAGCTGGATGCGATACTGGATCACACGCAGAGGAACTTTCAGTGGGATGAGTATTCGAGGGGGAacggggggagggtgatcGAGGTGCTGTCGGAGCATGACTGCCAGGCTTTCATGCAGGGGTATACTCTGACTGGGAGGACTGCCATCTTTCCTAGTTATGAGTCTTTTTTAGGTATTGTCCACACCATGATGGTACAGTACTCCAAGTTTGTCAAGATCGCCCGGGAAGTTCCCTGGAGGGGGGATTTGGCGTCGATCAACTACATTGAAACCAGCACTTGGGCTCGGCAGGAACACAATGGGTTTTCTCATCAGAACCCTAGCTTCATTGGTGCGGTTCTTAACCTCAAGGCTGAGGCTGCGAGGGTTTATCTTCCTCCCGACGCCAATTGTTTTTTGTCGACTGTTCACCACTGCCTCGGGTCAAGGAATTATACGAATCTCATCATCGGGTCCAAGCAGCCTACTGCTGTGTACCTCTCTGCAGAAGAAGCGGCCGAACACTGCAGGCAAGGCGCGAGCATCTGGCAGTTTGCCTCGACCCCTCTCGGGCCGAATGAGGAGCCGGATGTTGTCTTGGTGGGCATCGGGGTGGAGGTCACgtttgaggttgtcaaggcgGCGGAACTGCTCCGAGAGATTTGTCCGGCGCTGAAGGTCAGAGTGGTGAATGTTACTGACCTTATGATTCTTGCTCCCGTGAGCAGGCACCCTCATGCGTTGAGCAAGGAGAGGTTTTTGGAGTTGTTTACGCGGGAGAGGCCGGTGTTGTTTAATTATCATGG gatgagggttgagggttatagggaggaggggacgacgacgacgccgtTTGATatgatgttgttgaatgGGGTCAGTAGATTTGATGTTGCTaggtgggcggtggtggagggggtgagggagggggataacagggaggaggtgttgggggagattgagaagagggttggggaggtgagggggtttgttgagggggaggggaaggatcCGGATGATATGTATGAGGTTGCCAAGTTTGAGTAG